ctggagctgctcaggagataaaaacaaccacaaagcCCCAAACTGGAACTGCTCAGCACTCGGCTCACGAGCTGCTGGCTTCTCACCCATCTTCCCTGGCAGCTTAGTTTCTGGGgacaaaaaggaatttaaaggCCAGGAGTGGCTGTACTTGGGAGCTGTGGTGTAGCCAGAATGTTTGTCTGTGACTTGTGTTCCTCGGTAATCAGGGGGTGACAGATCTTCTCCCAGACATTTTCGGggagcctgcaggcagcaggcaggcGCTAATCTCCCGATCGCAGAGATCCCAGGGCTGTAATCTTGCCACCGCCTCCTTGGCTCACACCCAGGAGCCGAGCGAGGTTTCTGACGTGGAGCAGCCGAGCTGGCCCGGCCTTTCCCAACTCTCCTTTCCCCGCTTCGCTGGCCGCTCCGGGTTTACAGCAGCGCCACATCCCTCTAGTGGAGCGGCGCGGGGGTGCAAGCgcccagctcccctgcctcGGATCTGGGGTTTCTGGGGTCCCGTGTGCCTGACGCTGTGTGTCCTGCAGAGCATGTACATCTTCCTGCACACCGTGAAGGGAACCCCCTTCGAGACCCCGGACCAGGGCAAGGCGCGGCTGCTCACGCACTGGGAGCAGATGGATTACGGAGTCCAGTTCACCGCGTCCCGCAAGTTCCTCACCATCATGCCCATCGTCCTGTGAGTATTCTGGGCTGGCTGAGCCGCCTCGTGTCTCAGCACCCATGAGTGTTCTGGGAGATAAACACATGGAATGCCACAGCTCAGTTTGCCTCTCCCTCTGTTCCTACCTTCCCTCTCCAGGTATTTTCTAACCAGTTTTTACACCAAGTACGACCGGGTACACTTCATCATCAACACCATCTCCCTCATGAGCGTCCTGATCCCCAAACTGCCTCAGTTCCACGGCGTGAGGATCTTTGGCATCAACAAGTACTGAGCGGCGTGGCCGGAGCGGATGGAGGAGGACAGGGCTGAGGGGGGATTCCTCTCTCCAGCcccatttcctcctcccacacAGACTGGGATGTGGTTTGGCTGTTTAAAAGCAGATCCCAACAGACACATTCCGCATGCTGGATCCTCGTGCCCAATAAATCCAAACCAGCTCCAGAGTAGAGTTTAGTGCGGAGCAGGACGTGCGACGCCGGatttctcttctcccagggTCATCAATAGATGCAAAACCACTGAGACTTTGAGGTACAACAAGGATGAATTCTGGGAAGAGTCTCATCTATTCCAGACATGGAATGACGAGGATAGGGATGAGGGGAAAAGCTTTTAGTGCTGGTACTATTGCTGTGGTAAATGcactttaaaatacatttccctTCCTGAAGCTGGGTGCTTTGAGCAGAACGTGAGGGAAATCCAAAGGGATACAGCCAGACTTTCCCAGGACTGGATTGTTTTGGGGTCTGATTTCCAGTTTTAGGTGGGAAGCGGGAGGGGGAAGTGAAcgacagattt
The DNA window shown above is from Molothrus aeneus isolate 106 chromosome 28, BPBGC_Maene_1.0, whole genome shotgun sequence and carries:
- the ORMDL3 gene encoding ORM1-like protein 3; translation: MNVGTAHSEVNPNTRVMNSRGIWLSYVLGIGLLHVVLLSIPFFSVPVVWTLTNIIHNLSMYIFLHTVKGTPFETPDQGKARLLTHWEQMDYGVQFTASRKFLTIMPIVLYFLTSFYTKYDRVHFIINTISLMSVLIPKLPQFHGVRIFGINKY